A stretch of Streptomyces vietnamensis DNA encodes these proteins:
- a CDS encoding winged helix-turn-helix domain-containing protein encodes MTENSEPQAGGEQPRSIRLTDPRALRAYAHPLRMSLVGLLRSSGPFTATRAAELTGESVASCSYHLRILAKYGLVEEAPGGRGREKPWRATARYTEWPEYSEDATVAEAADALSTAVAERYFERVTRALENRHRLPKEWREAEQFGDSLLHLTPEELAGIGERIDELLRPYEARASDPSLRPEGARPVSILRIAYLDQDIPDSEEE; translated from the coding sequence ATGACGGAGAACAGCGAGCCGCAAGCCGGGGGCGAGCAGCCCCGCAGTATCCGACTCACCGACCCGCGCGCCCTGCGGGCCTACGCCCATCCGCTGCGGATGTCGCTGGTGGGGCTGCTGCGCAGCAGTGGGCCCTTCACGGCCACCCGGGCCGCCGAGCTGACCGGCGAATCCGTGGCCAGCTGCTCCTACCACCTGCGGATACTCGCCAAGTACGGGCTGGTGGAGGAGGCACCCGGCGGGCGCGGGCGGGAGAAGCCCTGGCGGGCCACGGCCCGGTACACGGAGTGGCCGGAGTACAGCGAGGACGCGACGGTCGCCGAGGCGGCCGACGCGCTGAGCACCGCCGTCGCCGAGCGCTACTTCGAGCGGGTCACCCGGGCCCTGGAGAACCGGCACCGGCTGCCGAAGGAGTGGCGGGAGGCCGAGCAGTTCGGCGACTCCCTGCTCCACCTCACCCCCGAGGAGCTGGCCGGCATCGGAGAGCGGATCGACGAGCTGCTCCGGCCCTACGAGGCCCGCGCGTCCGACCCGTCCCTCAGGCCGGAGGGCGCACGGCCCGTCAGCATCCTGCGGATCGCCTACCTGGACCAGGACATCCCCGACAGCGAAGAGGAGTGA